A single window of Flavobacterium aestivum DNA harbors:
- a CDS encoding cytochrome-c peroxidase, with protein MKNIVFFFIPFLLFSCSESKSKAEQVNDLYKSDLVILQKDITQLQHLVEDGATQKQLQDQFLKAHQSYKRVESISEYYFPAVSKAVNGPAIDEYEDEDGKTVPPAGLQVIEEFFFPVYDKNTKKEILKEIGILNANLYRLEMISKNNELTDSSVFDAMRLQVFRIITLGITGFDSPIALNSLTEATISLEAIEKQLAIYVENEQTPTVLKIINEGKNYLHKNSKFNEFDRAYFITKYLNPLSKAIYETQLALKIPFFKESRGLKATTQTLFDKNAFDAEAFSGFPDYKTTKEKIELGKLLFNDPVLSGNNTRSCASCHYADKAFTDGLEKAVSLDGKKMIKRNTPTLSNIAFQRSFFYDSRVNYLEDQAVAVITNENEMHGSLEKSASDLKKSKKYAANFEKAFPNKDITAFSIKNALASYIRSLSNYDSKFDGYMRGEEKFNLDEIAGFNLFAGKAKCATCHFIPLTNGTVPPNFDRSESEVLGVPGKNKMIDGDLGKFDLTHAEVNRYSFKTPTIRNIALTAPYMHNGVFKTLEEVIDFYDAGGGQGLGFNLPNQTLPGDKLNLTPLEKKQLIAFMKTLTDKKY; from the coding sequence CCAAAGCCGAGCAGGTTAATGATTTGTACAAATCGGATTTGGTTATTTTACAAAAAGACATTACTCAATTGCAGCATTTAGTTGAAGATGGAGCAACGCAAAAACAATTGCAAGATCAATTTTTAAAAGCACATCAAAGTTATAAAAGAGTCGAGTCTATAAGTGAATATTATTTTCCAGCAGTTTCTAAAGCGGTTAACGGTCCTGCTATTGATGAATATGAGGACGAGGATGGGAAAACAGTTCCTCCAGCTGGACTTCAGGTGATTGAGGAATTTTTTTTTCCAGTGTATGATAAGAATACTAAAAAAGAGATTCTAAAAGAAATTGGGATTCTCAATGCTAATTTGTATCGTTTGGAGATGATTTCAAAGAACAATGAGTTAACGGATTCTTCTGTTTTTGATGCGATGCGTTTACAGGTTTTTAGAATTATTACATTAGGAATTACAGGATTTGACTCTCCTATTGCTCTAAATTCTTTGACAGAAGCCACAATCTCATTGGAAGCGATTGAAAAACAACTTGCCATTTATGTAGAGAATGAGCAAACCCCAACTGTTTTAAAAATTATAAATGAAGGCAAAAACTATTTGCATAAAAATTCAAAGTTTAATGAATTTGACCGAGCTTATTTCATTACAAAATATTTGAATCCTTTGAGCAAAGCAATTTATGAAACACAGTTGGCTCTTAAAATTCCTTTTTTTAAAGAAAGCCGTGGGTTGAAGGCGACTACTCAAACATTATTTGATAAAAACGCTTTTGATGCTGAAGCTTTTTCAGGTTTTCCAGATTACAAAACGACAAAAGAGAAAATAGAATTGGGTAAATTATTGTTTAACGATCCTGTTTTATCTGGGAATAATACTCGTTCTTGTGCTTCCTGCCATTACGCAGACAAAGCTTTTACAGATGGTTTAGAAAAAGCCGTTTCATTGGATGGCAAAAAGATGATAAAAAGAAATACACCAACACTTTCTAACATTGCTTTTCAGCGTAGCTTTTTTTATGATTCAAGAGTAAATTATTTAGAAGATCAAGCAGTTGCTGTTATTACAAATGAAAATGAAATGCACGGTTCTTTGGAGAAATCAGCTTCGGATTTAAAAAAGAGCAAAAAATATGCTGCTAATTTTGAGAAAGCATTTCCAAATAAAGATATCACCGCTTTTTCCATCAAAAATGCTTTGGCATCATACATTCGATCATTGAGTAACTATGATTCTAAATTTGATGGCTATATGCGAGGAGAGGAAAAATTTAACCTTGATGAAATTGCCGGTTTCAATCTTTTTGCCGGTAAAGCCAAATGTGCAACCTGTCATTTTATTCCTTTAACAAATGGAACTGTTCCACCTAATTTTGACAGATCGGAGAGCGAAGTTCTTGGTGTGCCTGGAAAGAACAAAATGATAGACGGAGATTTGGGTAAATTTGATTTAACACATGCCGAAGTGAATCGCTATTCTTTTAAAACGCCAACAATTAGGAATATAGCTCTAACAGCACCTTACATGCACAACGGTGTTTTTAAAACTTTAGAAGAAGTGATTGATTTCTATGATGCTGGTGGGGGACAAGGCTTAGGATTTAATTTGCCTAATCAAACTTTGCCTGGCGATAAATTGAATTTGACACCGCTAGAGAAGAAACAATTAATAGCTTTTATGAAAACATTGACGGACAAAAAGTATTAA
- a CDS encoding porin family protein → MKINKLLFLVSLTLGFVSTGINAQSSLPIHVGVKGGTNYSYLSSSNGFDLKDGMGYFGGAMARFDVGKFYIQNEILFSQKSSKIEKAPLLESRNIKWKSIEVPLVVGYKLLDLTTMDVRVFGGGAYSYVFDESISGSNQFKNENKKFNKSNIGYQIGAGIDVWKFTLDLIYQGGLSNVGKDFNSKANSFSLSIGYFIL, encoded by the coding sequence ATGAAAATTAACAAATTATTGTTTTTGGTTAGCCTTACTTTAGGCTTTGTTTCTACGGGAATTAATGCACAATCTTCACTTCCAATTCATGTTGGTGTAAAAGGCGGAACAAATTATTCTTATTTGTCTTCATCCAATGGATTTGACTTAAAGGATGGAATGGGCTATTTTGGAGGTGCCATGGCACGATTTGATGTTGGGAAATTTTATATTCAAAATGAAATCTTGTTTAGCCAGAAATCTTCTAAGATTGAAAAAGCTCCTTTACTTGAGTCGCGTAATATAAAATGGAAAAGCATTGAGGTGCCATTGGTTGTTGGTTATAAATTGCTAGATCTTACTACTATGGATGTAAGAGTCTTTGGTGGAGGGGCTTATTCTTATGTTTTTGATGAAAGTATTTCGGGATCGAATCAGTTTAAAAACGAGAATAAGAAATTCAATAAGTCTAATATTGGATATCAGATTGGTGCAGGAATCGATGTATGGAAGTTCACTCTAGATCTAATTTATCAAGGAGGGTTAAGCAACGTAGGTAAAGACTTTAATTCTAAAGCAAATTCTTTTAGCTTAAGCATCGGATATTTTATATTATAA
- a CDS encoding sensor histidine kinase, protein MNTKYKNRHWIFIVFFWFMLGITIFAQLIEDFDIISSVYQMILILSCSSFLAHYLSDVMLPKALRRNKMQLFAIQGVIGVLVLSFCLASIYTIFSDASLRMHLYHIEGNMSTLEFLWARFYGSIPAAILINGTACGLRFYQEHNVIEKNHAQLQQAHLEAQIKILQDQINPHLMFNVLNHIHILMQSNVKLASVLLVQFSDILRYQLYECNKEYVSIYHEVKYLKDLIAVEKTRWGDELEVQSKWNIEDGQLQIVPLLLVPLIENAFKHVSRLPNQKGYVYLSCEQENKKMRFKIENSHTEQYKVPSKSQGLGLENVQKRLEIQYPDRHDLKIEKTDSDFTVTLALDLN, encoded by the coding sequence ATGAACACAAAATATAAAAATAGACATTGGATATTTATAGTCTTTTTTTGGTTTATGCTAGGCATTACCATTTTTGCACAATTGATCGAAGATTTTGATATTATATCATCTGTTTATCAGATGATTTTAATTTTATCTTGTTCCAGTTTTTTGGCACATTATCTTAGTGATGTAATGCTTCCCAAAGCATTACGTAGAAATAAAATGCAACTATTTGCAATACAGGGTGTTATTGGTGTTTTGGTTTTGTCATTTTGCTTAGCATCGATTTATACTATTTTTTCAGATGCATCTTTAAGAATGCATCTATATCATATTGAAGGTAACATGAGTACGCTTGAGTTTTTATGGGCAAGATTTTATGGTAGCATTCCCGCAGCAATTTTAATTAATGGTACAGCTTGTGGTCTCAGATTTTATCAGGAACACAATGTTATTGAAAAGAATCATGCTCAGTTGCAACAAGCACATCTGGAGGCACAAATAAAAATTTTACAGGATCAAATTAATCCACATTTGATGTTTAATGTGCTAAATCACATTCATATTTTAATGCAAAGCAATGTGAAATTGGCATCTGTTTTACTGGTTCAATTTTCGGATATTTTGCGATATCAATTATATGAATGCAACAAAGAATATGTTTCAATATATCATGAAGTTAAGTATTTAAAAGATTTAATTGCTGTCGAAAAAACTCGATGGGGAGATGAATTGGAAGTACAAAGCAAATGGAATATTGAAGATGGACAACTCCAAATTGTACCGTTGCTTTTGGTGCCTTTAATAGAAAACGCTTTTAAACACGTTTCTCGATTACCCAACCAAAAGGGATATGTGTATTTATCCTGTGAACAGGAAAACAAAAAAATGCGTTTTAAAATCGAAAATTCTCATACGGAACAATATAAAGTTCCATCCAAAAGTCAAGGATTAGGTCTTGAAAATGTTCAAAAAAGATTAGAAATTCAGTACCCGGATCGACACGATTTAAAAATAGAAAAAACAGATTCGGATTTTACAGTGACGCTTGCTTTAGATTTAAATTAA
- a CDS encoding LytR/AlgR family response regulator transcription factor produces the protein MAIKCLVIDDEPIARNGIVDFVTKIDFLEVIGTCASALEATSFIQDKQVDLLFLDINMPYLTGLEFLESLDNPPLVIFTTAYSEHALDGYRLQVVDYLLKPITFQRFYQASLKAKEWHQMTTSPKQQNELDPFLYVRQDEGFQKISWVDILYIEGMQNYAKLHFVDKVLVIHQTMISLEGTLPTEIFFRIHKSFLINITHIDSVSGGRLFIKGQELPISRTRREALLREVVYKNLLSR, from the coding sequence ATGGCTATTAAATGCCTCGTAATCGATGATGAACCTATAGCGAGAAATGGAATTGTAGATTTTGTTACTAAGATTGATTTTCTTGAAGTGATAGGCACTTGCGCTTCGGCTCTGGAAGCCACGTCATTTATTCAAGATAAGCAGGTGGACTTATTGTTTCTGGATATTAATATGCCTTACCTCACAGGACTAGAATTTTTAGAGTCTTTAGATAATCCGCCATTAGTGATTTTTACAACGGCTTATTCTGAGCATGCTCTGGATGGATATCGTTTGCAAGTTGTAGATTATTTATTGAAACCTATTACATTTCAACGCTTTTATCAGGCTTCCTTGAAGGCTAAGGAGTGGCATCAAATGACTACATCTCCTAAACAACAAAATGAGCTTGATCCATTTTTGTATGTTCGTCAAGATGAAGGATTTCAAAAAATTTCTTGGGTAGATATTTTGTACATAGAAGGGATGCAAAATTATGCTAAGCTTCATTTTGTAGATAAGGTTCTTGTAATTCATCAAACCATGATTTCATTGGAGGGAACGCTTCCTACTGAGATTTTTTTTAGAATTCATAAATCCTTTTTGATAAATATTACACATATAGATTCAGTTTCAGGCGGACGTTTGTTTATCAAAGGACAAGAACTACCTATTTCAAGAACGCGTCGAGAGGCATTATTGAGAGAGGTAGTTTACAAGAATTTATTGAGTAGGTAG
- a CDS encoding DUF6268 family outer membrane beta-barrel protein: MKKNILYLVFPFFLATFSVRSQSVTLGEIKADYVPFSNYVRPIDSLKTDSESNFKRIQMNLEVPISMKKDKNDRPRLWSVFLQGSYAQMENKNYATQLFPSELLNAQIGIKHMRAISPSWSLLVMASIGVYTDMEEINKDDVLVQGGAIFIKQFNPNLAFGMGPVFTNSFGIPMVLPGIYFNWESQKALHFRINFPEGLELGYRMSPNLDLKAVLEISGMTAETNVANKSMLLGYQQIITGIRPQLKLGKHWTLEPTVGSTLARSFSTNSRKIKDLFKEKDLADPKFTTTLYGALALKWKF; encoded by the coding sequence ATGAAAAAAAACATTCTTTATCTAGTATTCCCATTTTTTTTAGCAACATTCTCCGTTAGGTCACAATCGGTTACATTAGGAGAAATCAAAGCAGATTATGTCCCTTTTTCTAATTATGTCCGACCTATTGACAGTCTTAAAACTGACTCAGAAAGTAACTTCAAAAGAATCCAAATGAATTTAGAAGTACCCATTTCTATGAAAAAGGATAAAAATGACCGTCCAAGGTTATGGTCCGTTTTCCTGCAAGGAAGTTATGCTCAAATGGAGAATAAAAATTATGCTACGCAACTCTTTCCTTCGGAACTCTTAAATGCTCAAATCGGGATCAAGCATATGCGAGCAATCTCCCCTTCTTGGTCATTGTTAGTAATGGCATCCATTGGTGTTTATACTGATATGGAAGAAATTAATAAAGATGATGTACTGGTTCAAGGTGGTGCCATTTTTATAAAACAATTCAATCCTAATTTGGCTTTTGGTATGGGGCCCGTTTTTACCAATAGTTTTGGAATTCCGATGGTGCTTCCCGGAATTTATTTTAATTGGGAATCTCAGAAAGCTTTACATTTTAGGATTAATTTTCCCGAAGGTTTAGAACTGGGCTATCGAATGTCTCCAAATTTAGATTTAAAAGCAGTTCTGGAAATAAGTGGAATGACAGCGGAAACTAACGTAGCAAATAAATCAATGCTATTAGGATACCAGCAAATTATTACTGGCATCCGACCTCAGCTAAAATTAGGTAAACATTGGACACTAGAGCCAACTGTAGGATCAACCTTAGCCCGTTCTTTCTCTACCAATAGTAGAAAAATAAAGGACCTTTTTAAGGAAAAAGATCTAGCCGATCCAAAATTTACTACTACATTATATGGAGCCCTAGCTCTTAAGTGGAAATTTTAA
- a CDS encoding MATE family efflux transporter, with translation MNISQYTKEFSYNIRLAYPVILGMLGHTLIGIVDNFMVGNLGSTELAAVSLGNSFIFLALAIGIGFSTAITPLTAEADAEKDDKKIRTTFHHGLLLCAILGVSLFLLTVLSKQLMYFMNQPQAVVTLAAPYIDWVAFSLIPVVMYQGYKQFADGLSFTKYSMYSIILANVVHVVFNYVLIYGFWIFPKLGVIGAALGTVISRIMMVVFIHFLMKHNAVMKQYFKNFTFKEIKKSILKKIIGLGIPSSMQMLFEVTLFTAAIWLSGTLGKNNQAANQIALILASSTFMVAMGLSVTAMIRVSHSKGVSDFKNLIIVARSIFLLAIIVEAFFALIFVVFHKFLPHLFLNMKDPAQVLDNAEIIFITSKLLLVAAIFQISDGIQVVVLGALRGLQDVKIPMYITFVAYWVIGFPTSFYLGKYTDLKAMGIWIGLLAGLTAAALFLYIRFARLTKKLVLENSDK, from the coding sequence ATGAACATTTCGCAATACACCAAAGAATTCTCATATAATATTAGATTGGCTTATCCGGTAATTTTAGGAATGCTTGGGCATACTCTGATTGGTATTGTAGATAATTTTATGGTTGGAAATTTGGGGTCAACTGAGTTGGCAGCTGTGTCGTTGGGGAATAGCTTTATCTTTTTGGCTTTGGCAATAGGGATAGGTTTTTCTACGGCTATAACACCTTTGACTGCCGAAGCCGATGCCGAGAAGGACGACAAAAAAATCAGAACAACTTTTCATCATGGATTGTTACTATGTGCCATCCTAGGGGTGTCATTGTTTTTGCTAACGGTATTGTCTAAGCAATTGATGTATTTTATGAATCAGCCTCAAGCTGTAGTTACGCTAGCGGCTCCTTATATCGATTGGGTTGCTTTTTCGTTAATCCCTGTAGTGATGTATCAAGGATACAAGCAATTTGCAGATGGTTTGTCTTTTACTAAATATTCTATGTATTCGATTATTTTGGCAAATGTGGTGCATGTTGTTTTTAATTACGTATTGATTTACGGTTTTTGGATTTTTCCAAAATTAGGAGTTATAGGAGCAGCTTTAGGAACTGTAATTTCTAGAATTATGATGGTCGTTTTTATACATTTTCTAATGAAGCATAATGCCGTTATGAAACAGTATTTTAAAAACTTCACTTTTAAAGAAATAAAAAAATCAATCCTTAAAAAAATTATTGGGCTTGGTATTCCTTCGTCTATGCAAATGTTGTTTGAAGTAACTTTATTTACAGCAGCAATTTGGCTTTCGGGAACATTGGGAAAGAATAATCAGGCGGCGAATCAAATAGCATTAATATTGGCTTCATCTACGTTTATGGTTGCTATGGGATTGAGTGTTACAGCGATGATTCGAGTGAGTCATTCTAAAGGTGTTTCAGATTTTAAAAACTTAATAATTGTGGCACGATCTATCTTCTTGTTGGCTATAATTGTTGAAGCTTTTTTTGCATTAATTTTTGTGGTTTTTCATAAGTTTCTACCGCATTTGTTTTTGAACATGAAAGACCCAGCACAGGTTTTGGATAATGCCGAAATCATTTTTATTACTTCAAAATTATTACTGGTTGCTGCCATTTTTCAGATTTCAGATGGGATTCAAGTAGTTGTTTTGGGTGCCTTGAGAGGTCTGCAAGATGTAAAAATCCCAATGTATATTACTTTTGTGGCTTATTGGGTAATTGGCTTCCCAACTTCTTTTTACTTAGGAAAATATACAGATTTAAAAGCAATGGGTATTTGGATTGGCCTTTTGGCTGGTTTAACGGCAGCGGCTTTGTTTTTATACATTCGTTTTGCCCGTTTGACAAAAAAGTTGGTTTTAGAAAATTCTGACAAATAA
- a CDS encoding LTA synthase family protein: MKKLSFLKPVFNFIAIGLLITTLSRLFLFFLFKERVVETPDFWYIFPIGLRMDLILLCYLSFLPAVLITFLPSKWLKFTNKFLVVYSFLFLFLILFVELASPDFVKQYDTRPNKIFLDYLIYPKEVVGMLLKSYLTSIIVTFLILGVVLYLALKKGKKYFYTTSSEYKFKLMVFPLLAFLLFFGARSSLVSKRPINGSNAVFSTDQLTNCLGLNSFYTVAFAAYSLKNEANTEMYGKMDEAEAIARVKKYMIAGPNDFTDAEIPFLHVQKPDAIRKKPYNLVVFLQESLGAEYVGILGGKPLTPEFDKLSKEGTLFTNLYCTGTRSVRGIEAVVTGFLPSPSESVVKLGNSQQGFFTLADALKQKGYDTSFIYGGMANFDNMASFFNGNGFEDIVDQEDFESDGNKYAFKGTWGYSDEDLATKANNYFKAKGNKPFFSLMFSTSNHEPFEYPAGRIKPYDKKVATVNNAMKYADFSIGKFFEMAKKEAYFKNTIFIVIADHNTRTYGKNLVPINKFHIPAFIMGPGVAKGAVYSKLASQIDIPPTLLGYLGLSFETPMVGRNLNELDSKIKGRSIMQFNDIDAFRVENQVVIMQPNLKPLQFEIKNDTTLIPVKLNKELAKDALAHVITAGNLYKENKYKLRESKL; encoded by the coding sequence ATGAAAAAATTAAGTTTTTTAAAACCTGTTTTTAATTTTATTGCAATCGGATTACTAATTACAACTTTAAGCCGATTATTTTTGTTCTTCCTTTTTAAAGAAAGAGTAGTTGAAACTCCTGATTTTTGGTATATTTTTCCAATCGGTTTGCGAATGGATTTGATATTACTTTGTTATTTGTCCTTTCTACCAGCTGTTTTAATTACATTTTTGCCGAGTAAATGGCTGAAGTTTACCAATAAATTTTTGGTAGTTTACAGCTTTCTGTTTTTGTTTTTGATTCTCTTTGTAGAATTGGCTTCACCTGATTTTGTTAAGCAATACGATACAAGACCCAACAAGATTTTCCTGGATTATTTGATTTATCCTAAAGAAGTTGTCGGTATGCTTTTAAAAAGTTATCTGACATCAATTATTGTGACTTTTTTGATTCTAGGAGTGGTTCTTTATTTAGCTTTAAAAAAAGGGAAAAAGTATTTCTACACAACAAGCTCTGAATATAAATTCAAGTTAATGGTTTTTCCGTTACTTGCTTTTTTATTGTTTTTCGGTGCACGTTCAAGTCTTGTTTCAAAACGTCCGATTAATGGAAGTAATGCTGTTTTTTCAACAGATCAGCTAACAAATTGCTTAGGATTGAATTCTTTTTATACGGTGGCTTTTGCTGCTTATTCTCTTAAAAATGAGGCAAACACTGAGATGTATGGTAAAATGGATGAAGCCGAAGCTATTGCTCGTGTAAAGAAATACATGATTGCTGGTCCAAACGATTTTACCGATGCAGAAATTCCTTTTCTTCATGTTCAAAAGCCAGATGCGATTCGTAAAAAACCATACAATTTAGTTGTTTTTCTTCAAGAGAGTTTAGGGGCTGAGTATGTTGGGATTTTAGGAGGAAAGCCTCTAACACCGGAATTTGATAAATTGTCAAAAGAAGGGACACTTTTTACTAATTTATATTGTACAGGAACGAGAAGCGTTCGTGGAATTGAAGCAGTCGTAACGGGATTTTTGCCTTCGCCGTCAGAGAGTGTTGTTAAGCTAGGAAATTCGCAACAAGGATTTTTTACTCTTGCTGATGCTTTGAAACAAAAAGGATACGACACCAGTTTTATTTATGGAGGTATGGCGAATTTTGACAATATGGCTTCATTTTTTAATGGAAATGGTTTTGAGGATATTGTAGATCAGGAAGATTTTGAATCTGATGGGAATAAATATGCTTTTAAAGGTACTTGGGGATATTCTGATGAGGATTTAGCCACTAAAGCCAATAATTATTTTAAGGCTAAGGGAAATAAACCATTCTTTTCGTTAATGTTCTCTACTTCAAATCATGAACCTTTTGAGTATCCTGCTGGAAGAATAAAGCCTTATGACAAAAAAGTGGCAACTGTTAATAATGCTATGAAATACGCTGATTTTTCGATTGGGAAATTCTTCGAAATGGCTAAAAAAGAGGCTTATTTCAAGAATACAATTTTCATTGTAATTGCAGATCACAATACTAGAACGTATGGAAAAAATTTAGTTCCTATTAATAAATTTCATATTCCGGCATTTATAATGGGGCCTGGAGTTGCAAAAGGAGCCGTATATAGCAAATTGGCAAGTCAGATAGATATTCCGCCTACATTATTGGGTTATTTAGGGCTTTCATTTGAAACTCCAATGGTAGGAAGAAATTTAAATGAACTTGATTCTAAAATAAAAGGAAGATCTATCATGCAGTTTAATGATATTGATGCTTTTAGAGTAGAGAATCAAGTGGTAATTATGCAGCCAAATTTAAAACCGCTACAATTTGAGATTAAAAACGATACAACTTTGATTCCGGTAAAATTAAACAAAGAACTTGCAAAAGATGCTTTGGCACATGTTATTACAGCGGGTAATTTGTATAAAGAGAATAAATATAAATTAAGAGAATCCAAACTCTAA
- a CDS encoding ArnT family glycosyltransferase, which translates to MSKLMHNYTFWLFVVACLMLFPHLDVIEVNIMEARNFITAREMATHNHWILTTLNDLPRYEKPPLPTWLTAISGIIFGFDSVYGMRIPVALITLLLVFGFYKLSEKLGLSKQQSFHNGLILITSFYIYFAGRDNQWDMYTHSFMIVCILFLWDLLNDSKKPLFNAVMAGLFFGFSFLSKGPISVYALLLPFLIAYGFTYKFQLKDKKLYLILILALGLIIGLSWPLYVKWADPATYLKVTKIESSRWGNYNTRPFYYYWSFFTQSGIWTVPAFIALMYPYLKNRVSNLKTYQFTLIWTLASVILLSIVPEKKSRYLLPVLIPMALNTGFYIEYLINNFKNISLKKEKGIIYFAFGLIAIICVVIPVGVFIKVKNDIAGFEFWLIALTLSLFAIGYFLFTNLRNKNFAKVFYAVIAVQVAVVVFGIPFTKLILKNPDYASAKEIRKEEKSFGVRTYELNAFTPEIIWDYGFSIPILLNEKTNKPNLPSENKFGLLAIETDRVDSKKEFQNYNLKKVSYIDLNHVPLDSKKHNDRLTRIYYIVTKK; encoded by the coding sequence ATGTCAAAATTAATGCATAATTATACTTTTTGGCTTTTTGTTGTAGCCTGCCTGATGCTTTTCCCACATTTAGATGTTATTGAAGTAAACATCATGGAAGCCAGAAACTTCATCACTGCCAGAGAAATGGCGACCCACAATCATTGGATACTCACAACTCTCAATGACTTACCTCGCTATGAAAAACCACCATTACCAACTTGGTTAACCGCTATTTCAGGAATCATTTTTGGATTTGACAGCGTTTACGGAATGCGAATCCCTGTTGCATTAATTACATTATTACTTGTATTTGGGTTTTATAAACTTTCAGAAAAATTAGGTTTATCCAAACAACAAAGCTTCCATAACGGACTGATTTTAATAACCTCTTTCTATATTTATTTTGCAGGAAGAGACAACCAATGGGATATGTACACCCATAGTTTTATGATTGTTTGTATACTATTTTTATGGGATTTATTAAATGATTCTAAGAAACCTCTTTTTAATGCTGTCATGGCAGGCTTGTTCTTTGGGTTCTCGTTTTTAAGCAAAGGGCCAATTTCTGTTTATGCTTTATTATTGCCTTTTTTAATTGCGTATGGTTTTACCTATAAGTTTCAATTAAAAGACAAAAAATTATACCTCATACTAATTCTTGCATTAGGCTTAATTATTGGCTTATCATGGCCTTTGTATGTAAAATGGGCTGACCCGGCAACCTACTTAAAAGTTACCAAAATAGAAAGCAGCCGATGGGGAAATTATAACACCAGACCTTTTTATTATTACTGGAGCTTTTTTACCCAAAGCGGCATTTGGACAGTTCCAGCATTTATAGCATTAATGTATCCCTATTTAAAAAACAGAGTCAGTAATCTAAAAACTTATCAATTTACGTTGATATGGACATTGGCTTCAGTCATTTTGCTATCTATAGTACCCGAAAAAAAATCTAGATACTTATTGCCTGTATTAATCCCAATGGCTTTGAATACTGGTTTTTATATTGAGTACTTGATTAACAATTTTAAAAATATCAGCTTAAAAAAGGAAAAAGGAATTATTTATTTCGCTTTTGGTCTTATAGCAATCATTTGTGTTGTTATTCCAGTTGGGGTTTTTATTAAAGTAAAAAATGATATTGCAGGATTTGAATTTTGGCTAATTGCCTTAACCCTATCATTATTCGCAATAGGTTATTTTCTATTTACAAACCTTAGAAATAAAAACTTCGCAAAAGTATTCTATGCAGTTATAGCCGTACAAGTAGCTGTAGTTGTTTTTGGAATCCCCTTCACCAAACTCATTTTGAAGAATCCTGATTATGCCAGTGCAAAAGAAATTAGAAAGGAAGAAAAGTCTTTTGGTGTTCGAACCTATGAATTAAATGCCTTTACACCCGAAATTATATGGGATTACGGTTTTAGCATACCCATATTATTAAATGAAAAAACCAACAAACCAAACTTACCTTCAGAAAATAAATTTGGTTTATTGGCTATAGAGACTGATCGTGTTGATTCTAAAAAAGAATTCCAGAATTACAATCTAAAAAAGGTATCGTACATCGATTTAAATCATGTCCCTTTGGATTCCAAAAAGCACAATGACCGATTAACCCGAATATACTATATCGTTACGAAGAAATAA
- a CDS encoding lipid-A-disaccharide synthase N-terminal domain-containing protein, with translation MNNIFIYSIGFIAQILFSSRMILQWIISEKNKKVLTPVLFWEISLFASFLLFVYGYFRHDFSIMLGQTITYYIYIRNIQLQNDWKKIHVALRWFILLFPVFIVWYSHNNNVYDLDNLLRNEAIPKWLLWTGIVGQVLFTLRFVYQWIYSEKKKDSVLPLGFWIISLTGSFIIFVYAIIRKDPVLLAGHAIGLVIYSRNIIIIKKDVKINA, from the coding sequence ATGAATAACATCTTTATTTATTCGATAGGATTCATTGCTCAAATTTTATTTTCGAGCAGAATGATTTTGCAATGGATTATTTCAGAAAAAAACAAAAAGGTATTGACTCCTGTCCTATTTTGGGAAATCAGTTTATTTGCCTCTTTTTTATTATTTGTATATGGTTATTTCAGACATGATTTCTCGATTATGCTAGGGCAAACAATCACCTATTACATTTACATCAGAAACATTCAGTTACAAAATGACTGGAAAAAAATACATGTAGCACTCCGATGGTTCATACTTTTATTTCCCGTTTTTATAGTTTGGTACTCCCACAATAATAATGTCTATGATTTAGACAACCTATTAAGGAACGAAGCAATACCAAAATGGTTGCTTTGGACCGGTATCGTAGGTCAAGTATTGTTTACATTGCGTTTTGTCTATCAATGGATTTATTCTGAAAAGAAAAAAGATTCCGTTTTGCCATTAGGCTTTTGGATTATAAGTTTAACAGGATCCTTTATCATATTCGTTTATGCCATAATCCGAAAAGACCCTGTGCTATTAGCAGGCCACGCCATAGGTTTAGTCATTTATTCCCGAAATATAATAATCATAAAAAAAGATGTCAAAATTAATGCATAA